A stretch of the Marinobacter sp. JH2 genome encodes the following:
- the ilvG gene encoding acetolactate synthase 2 catalytic subunit: MNGAQHILDAFHRHSIDTVFGYPGGCIMPLYDALVDDVGVEHVLCRHEQACALAADGFARASGNLGVCIATSGPGATNLITGVANAYMDSIPMLVITGQVPSPLIGTDAFQETDILGMTLGIVKHSYLIDDAEALPAIMEEAITLAQNGRPGPVWIDIPKNILLTDVTAAATMKADRLKSRCPDISEALAMLRSAKRPLLYSGGGVSLAQAEDNFRQFSQASGMPSVVTLKGIGNAGKDNAHNLGMLGMHGSRAANKAVDECDLLFVIGARLDDRATGKLDGFAPNARMIHIDADAAEINKLRPADLALRGGLNDILAAFTDELNAKPLTISNWQKQCKTWHTTGGFQAADNEESLAPIAGQAFIRQLSKIAPDNAVIACDVGQHQMWVAQHYEFDHPRHHLTSGGLGTMGFGLPAAIGAQFADRNSTVINVTGDGSFMMNAQELATIRRYNLPLKLIIMDNQCLGMVRQQQELFYNNRESHINLDDNPDFVAMARAFDIPALHIERTDQIRRGIEAILAYDGPMLLHVAISREENVWPIVKPGGSNKEMIDETRRTSASTKEQVA, from the coding sequence ATGAACGGCGCACAGCACATTCTTGACGCGTTTCACCGTCACAGCATCGACACTGTATTCGGCTATCCGGGCGGCTGCATTATGCCGCTCTACGATGCACTGGTAGACGATGTCGGCGTGGAACACGTGCTGTGCCGCCATGAGCAGGCCTGTGCCTTGGCCGCCGACGGGTTCGCCCGTGCCAGCGGTAACCTCGGCGTTTGCATCGCGACCTCGGGCCCCGGCGCCACCAACCTAATTACCGGCGTTGCCAATGCTTATATGGATTCCATTCCCATGCTGGTTATCACCGGCCAGGTACCCTCCCCCTTGATCGGCACCGATGCATTTCAGGAAACCGACATACTCGGTATGACCCTGGGCATTGTTAAGCACAGCTATCTGATCGACGATGCGGAAGCTTTACCCGCCATTATGGAAGAGGCCATCACTCTGGCTCAAAACGGTCGTCCTGGGCCGGTGTGGATTGATATTCCGAAAAACATTCTGCTCACCGACGTTACGGCCGCTGCGACAATGAAAGCGGATAGATTGAAAAGCCGATGCCCCGATATTTCCGAGGCGCTCGCGATGCTGCGATCCGCCAAGCGCCCCTTGCTCTACAGCGGCGGAGGAGTTTCCCTGGCTCAGGCGGAAGACAATTTCCGTCAATTCTCTCAAGCCTCTGGCATGCCTTCGGTCGTTACTCTGAAAGGCATTGGTAATGCAGGTAAAGACAACGCACACAACTTGGGCATGCTGGGGATGCACGGCTCCCGGGCGGCTAATAAAGCGGTTGATGAATGCGATCTGCTGTTCGTAATCGGGGCCCGTTTGGATGACCGCGCTACCGGTAAACTGGACGGCTTCGCTCCGAATGCGCGAATGATTCATATCGACGCGGATGCGGCTGAGATCAACAAACTTCGCCCTGCAGATTTGGCGTTGCGAGGCGGTCTGAATGACATTCTTGCGGCTTTCACTGACGAATTGAACGCCAAACCGTTAACGATCAGCAACTGGCAAAAACAATGTAAAACCTGGCACACCACCGGCGGTTTTCAAGCCGCGGATAATGAAGAATCGTTAGCGCCCATTGCGGGTCAGGCCTTTATTCGTCAGCTGTCAAAAATCGCTCCTGATAACGCCGTTATCGCCTGTGACGTTGGCCAGCACCAAATGTGGGTAGCCCAACATTACGAGTTCGACCACCCCCGCCACCATCTAACCAGCGGCGGTTTGGGCACCATGGGATTTGGCCTGCCTGCCGCTATCGGAGCGCAATTTGCGGACCGCAACAGCACCGTCATTAATGTTACCGGCGATGGATCGTTCATGATGAACGCACAGGAGTTGGCCACCATTCGCCGTTATAACTTGCCGCTGAAGTTGATCATTATGGATAACCAGTGTCTGGGCATGGTTCGCCAGCAGCAGGAGCTGTTCTATAACAACCGGGAGAGTCACATTAATCTGGATGACAATCCGGATTTCGTGGCGATGGCCCGGGCTTTTGATATTCCGGCTCTGCACATTGAGCGCACGGATCAGATTCGCCGCGGCATTGAAGCCATTCTGGCTTACGACGGGCCCATGTTATTGCACGTCGCCATTAGCCGTGAGGAGAACGTTTGGCCGATTGTGAAACCCGGTGGCAGCAATAAAGAGATGATTGATGAAACCCGGCGCACCAGCGCATCTACTAAGGAGCAGGTAGCATGA
- a CDS encoding ACT domain-containing protein has protein sequence MNPQAECSTPSYNLNCRMQSEAAALERLCQVVRVRGFRISEMSMSSGNEHLEIALTLEGARPIAMLQAQLEKLHTVAEVVVRPRSAVRSALG, from the coding sequence ATGAATCCGCAAGCAGAGTGTTCTACACCCAGCTATAACTTGAATTGCCGTATGCAGTCGGAGGCGGCGGCGCTTGAGCGGCTGTGCCAGGTGGTTCGGGTGCGTGGGTTTCGGATTTCTGAGATGTCGATGAGTTCAGGCAATGAGCATTTGGAGATTGCTTTAACGCTGGAGGGGGCACGGCCGATTGCTATGCTTCAGGCTCAGTTGGAAAAGTTGCATACGGTGGCGGAGGTTGTGGTTCGGCCTCGTAGTGCTGTTCGGTCGGCTTTGGGTTGA
- the ilvD gene encoding dihydroxy-acid dehydratase produces MATDKRRRYSAPVVDGINKSASRAMLRAVGFDDADFRKPQVGIASTWSNLTPCNMHIDGLAREAAKGADQAGGKSLIFNTITVSDGIANGTEGMKYSLVSREVIADSIETVAGCEGFDGLVAIGGCDKNMPGCLMGLARLNRPSVFVYGGTIQPGENHTDIISVFEAVGALAQGKMDLIEVKQIEETAIPGAGSCGGMYTANTMASAIEAMGMSLPGSSAQNAVSNNKLADCEAAGAAVLKLLDADIKPSDIMTREAFENAITVVITLGGSTNAVLHLLGMASTVGVELSLDDFVRIGKTVPVLADLRPSGHYMMSELVAIGGIQPLMKMLLDRGMLHGDCMTVTGETLAENLAGVTPYPEDQQIIRAFENPVKADSHLRILYGNLAPEGSVAKITGKEGTHFSGRARVFHSEEEAQERILDGSVVAGDVLVIRYEGPKGGPGMREMLSPTSAIMGRGLGSDVALITDGRFSGGSHGFVVGHITPEAAVGGPIALVEEGDTITIDAVNNSIVLDISKEEMEKRRKAWKSPEPRVTRGVLAKYARTVSSASTGAVTDLP; encoded by the coding sequence ATGGCTACGGATAAACGTCGTCGCTATTCTGCACCGGTGGTGGATGGCATTAATAAGTCTGCCAGCCGGGCGATGTTGCGGGCAGTTGGTTTCGATGATGCGGATTTTCGGAAGCCTCAAGTCGGGATTGCTTCCACCTGGAGCAATTTGACGCCTTGTAATATGCACATTGACGGGTTGGCCCGTGAGGCCGCCAAGGGTGCGGATCAGGCTGGTGGTAAGAGCCTGATTTTTAACACCATCACGGTGTCAGACGGGATTGCCAACGGGACGGAGGGTATGAAGTATTCTCTGGTTTCCCGGGAGGTCATTGCGGATTCCATTGAGACGGTGGCCGGCTGTGAGGGCTTTGACGGGCTGGTAGCTATTGGCGGGTGCGATAAGAACATGCCCGGCTGTTTGATGGGGCTGGCGCGGTTGAATCGACCGTCGGTGTTTGTTTATGGCGGGACGATTCAGCCGGGTGAGAATCACACCGATATTATTTCTGTGTTTGAAGCGGTGGGTGCGCTCGCTCAGGGCAAAATGGATTTGATCGAGGTGAAGCAGATCGAGGAAACAGCAATTCCAGGGGCCGGTTCCTGCGGTGGTATGTATACCGCGAATACCATGGCGTCGGCGATTGAGGCGATGGGGATGAGTTTGCCGGGCAGTTCGGCCCAGAACGCGGTGTCCAACAACAAGCTGGCTGATTGTGAAGCAGCGGGGGCTGCGGTGCTTAAGCTGCTGGATGCGGACATCAAACCGTCTGACATTATGACGCGCGAAGCCTTTGAGAATGCTATCACCGTGGTTATTACTTTGGGCGGCTCCACCAATGCGGTGCTGCACTTGCTGGGTATGGCGAGCACCGTCGGCGTTGAGTTATCGTTGGACGACTTTGTCCGAATTGGCAAAACCGTTCCTGTGCTTGCCGATCTGCGCCCGTCCGGGCATTACATGATGTCTGAGTTGGTGGCGATTGGCGGTATTCAGCCACTTATGAAGATGCTGCTGGATCGCGGCATGCTGCACGGCGATTGTATGACGGTGACGGGAGAAACACTGGCTGAGAACCTGGCAGGCGTCACACCTTACCCCGAAGATCAGCAGATTATCCGGGCCTTCGAGAACCCGGTGAAAGCCGACAGCCATCTGCGCATTTTGTATGGCAACCTGGCACCGGAAGGCTCGGTGGCGAAAATTACCGGTAAGGAAGGCACGCACTTCTCAGGTCGGGCACGGGTGTTTCATTCCGAGGAAGAAGCTCAAGAGCGCATTCTGGATGGCAGCGTCGTGGCCGGGGATGTGTTGGTGATTCGTTACGAAGGCCCCAAAGGCGGCCCGGGAATGCGTGAAATGCTGAGCCCCACTTCGGCCATTATGGGCCGCGGTTTGGGCAGTGACGTGGCGTTGATTACCGATGGTCGCTTTTCAGGGGGCAGCCACGGTTTCGTGGTCGGGCACATCACCCCGGAAGCTGCGGTCGGTGGTCCAATCGCTTTGGTTGAGGAAGGCGACACCATCACCATTGATGCGGTGAACAACTCCATCGTTCTGGATATTTCTAAAGAAGAAATGGAAAAACGGCGCAAAGCCTGGAAGTCGCCGGAACCCAGAGTGACTCGTGGCGTGTTGGCGAAATACGCCCGGACAGTGAGTTCAGCGTCTACCGGCGCAGTCACTGACCTGCCGTAA
- a CDS encoding acetyl-CoA C-acyltransferase, whose protein sequence is MNNDVVIAGSARTPMGGMMGSLSSVRSPELGAISIKAAIERSGLQPADIQEVIMGCVLPGGLGQAPARQASRASGIPDSSGCTTINKMCGSGMQAVIMAHDQIKAGTNNIMIAGGMENMTQAPYLLPKARAGMRMGHGQVMDSMFLDGLEDAYEGGLMGVFAQRTADKLNITRQNMDEFAIGSLQKALAAIENGWFRDEITPVTVSGRGGETEVDTDEQPGNAKPEKIPNLKPAFAKDGSVTAANSSSISDGASALVLASSAEAEARGLTPQARIVAHATHARLPAEFSLAPIGSIEKVLDKAGWTVGDVDLFEINEAFAVVTLAAINELNLPADKVNVHGGACALGHPIGSSGSRILITLINALKQRGLKRGVASLCIGGGEGTAVAVELI, encoded by the coding sequence ATGAACAACGATGTCGTAATAGCAGGTTCCGCCCGAACTCCGATGGGCGGCATGATGGGCTCTTTGAGCTCCGTACGTTCCCCGGAACTGGGCGCTATCTCCATCAAGGCGGCCATTGAACGGTCTGGATTGCAACCGGCCGATATTCAGGAAGTGATCATGGGCTGCGTGCTCCCCGGTGGGTTGGGGCAGGCGCCTGCGCGCCAGGCTTCTCGTGCTTCTGGAATCCCCGACAGCTCTGGTTGCACCACCATCAACAAAATGTGCGGTTCTGGCATGCAGGCCGTCATCATGGCCCACGATCAAATCAAAGCGGGTACCAACAACATCATGATTGCTGGCGGCATGGAAAACATGACCCAGGCACCATACCTGTTGCCCAAAGCCCGTGCCGGTATGCGCATGGGGCATGGTCAGGTGATGGACAGCATGTTCCTGGACGGACTTGAAGATGCCTACGAAGGTGGTCTGATGGGGGTGTTTGCCCAGCGCACGGCGGATAAGCTCAACATCACTCGCCAAAACATGGACGAGTTTGCGATCGGGTCGCTGCAGAAGGCGTTGGCCGCAATTGAGAATGGCTGGTTCCGAGATGAGATTACGCCGGTTACCGTCTCGGGCCGCGGCGGTGAGACTGAAGTTGATACTGATGAACAGCCAGGTAACGCCAAGCCCGAGAAGATTCCCAACCTGAAGCCGGCTTTCGCTAAAGACGGTTCGGTAACGGCAGCTAACTCTAGCTCTATCAGTGATGGTGCATCTGCATTGGTGCTGGCTTCATCGGCTGAAGCGGAGGCCCGAGGTCTAACACCACAAGCCCGGATTGTTGCCCATGCAACCCACGCTCGGTTGCCCGCGGAGTTTAGCTTGGCGCCGATTGGTTCCATCGAAAAAGTGTTGGATAAAGCCGGTTGGACCGTAGGCGATGTTGATCTGTTTGAAATCAACGAAGCCTTTGCCGTGGTGACGCTGGCTGCGATCAATGAACTGAACCTCCCGGCCGACAAGGTCAACGTTCACGGCGGCGCCTGTGCACTGGGACATCCGATTGGTTCATCCGGCTCTCGTATTCTGATTACCTTGATTAACGCGCTCAAACAGCGTGGCCTCAAGCGTGGTGTGGCATCACTGTGTATTGGTGGTGGTGAAGGAACCGCAGTGGCTGTTGAGCTGATTTAA
- a CDS encoding acyl-CoA dehydrogenase family protein translates to MTNPVDQEELILFRDSVIKALETEVAPYYEAWEKSGIVPRELWNTLGQAGMLCVDVPEEFGGCGAPFQYSVVVGEELARMGFGALSTNVMVHSDIVAPYLSHIGNDEQKQQWLPKMVSGEAVGAIAMTEPGAGSDLQAMRASAVKDGNDYILNGSKTFITNGQHADMVIVAAKTDPNAGAKGISLFLVDTTLPGFSCGQNIDKIGQHSGDTSELFFSDIRLPASALLGEEGQGFIYLMRELPRERLVIGALGVAAARGSLDMTIQYTQERELFGQKLSQLQNTRFEIARMETDYHINKAFVDQCIRQYEGGELDAPTASMAKYSATEMQCRVADGCLQLFGGYGYTTEYPISRNFIDARVQRIYGGTSEVMKEIIARSVLGR, encoded by the coding sequence ATGACGAACCCTGTTGATCAAGAAGAGCTGATCCTGTTCCGGGACTCGGTTATCAAGGCTCTGGAAACCGAAGTCGCGCCGTATTACGAAGCCTGGGAAAAGAGCGGTATTGTGCCGAGGGAGTTGTGGAACACCTTGGGTCAAGCCGGCATGTTGTGTGTCGATGTGCCCGAGGAATTCGGCGGTTGCGGCGCACCCTTTCAATATTCTGTGGTCGTGGGCGAAGAGCTGGCTCGCATGGGGTTTGGTGCGCTCTCCACGAACGTCATGGTGCACTCTGACATTGTGGCACCCTACCTCAGCCATATTGGCAACGACGAGCAGAAACAGCAGTGGCTACCCAAGATGGTGTCCGGCGAAGCCGTAGGTGCCATCGCCATGACCGAACCAGGCGCGGGCAGTGACTTGCAAGCCATGCGCGCCAGTGCTGTTAAAGATGGCAATGACTACATTCTCAACGGCTCCAAAACGTTCATCACCAACGGTCAGCATGCTGACATGGTGATCGTCGCTGCTAAAACCGATCCCAATGCCGGCGCCAAGGGCATTAGCCTGTTTCTGGTCGATACAACTTTGCCGGGGTTCAGCTGTGGCCAGAATATTGACAAGATCGGCCAGCATTCGGGAGATACTTCCGAGCTATTCTTCTCGGATATACGCCTTCCTGCCTCGGCGTTGCTGGGCGAGGAAGGGCAGGGTTTTATCTACCTGATGCGTGAGCTGCCCCGTGAGCGCTTGGTGATCGGCGCTCTAGGCGTTGCCGCAGCCCGAGGTTCGTTGGATATGACGATCCAATACACTCAGGAGCGGGAGCTGTTCGGCCAGAAGCTCAGTCAGCTTCAAAATACCCGGTTTGAAATTGCCCGGATGGAAACCGACTACCACATCAACAAGGCGTTTGTGGATCAATGCATTCGCCAATATGAAGGCGGCGAGCTCGATGCGCCTACCGCATCCATGGCCAAGTACAGCGCTACGGAGATGCAGTGCCGTGTGGCAGACGGGTGTTTGCAGCTGTTTGGCGGTTATGGTTACACCACGGAATACCCGATTTCGCGTAACTTCATTGATGCTAGGGTGCAGCGTATTTATGGCGGCACATCTGAGGTAATGAAAGAGATCATTGCCCGTTCAGTGTTGGGGCGCTGA
- a CDS encoding SDR family NAD(P)-dependent oxidoreductase, with the protein MEFQNVPAIVTGGASGLGEGAARALAAAGCKVAILDVNKEQGEKVAADIGGIFLHCDVSSADSAEAAVSAAGEAHGHCGIAINCAGIGPAEKILGREGVMPLEKFNRVIQINLIGTFNILRLAAADMAKREPNADGERGVIINTASVAAYEGQIGQAAYSASKGGVVALTLQSARELAREGVRVNTIAPGLFMTPMLAGMPQEVQDNLAATLPFPKRLGKPEEFGMMVDQMVRNPLLNGEVVRLDCALRMAPR; encoded by the coding sequence ATGGAATTTCAAAACGTTCCGGCTATCGTGACCGGCGGCGCCTCAGGTTTGGGAGAGGGCGCGGCTCGTGCACTGGCAGCGGCGGGTTGCAAAGTGGCCATTCTGGATGTGAACAAAGAGCAGGGTGAAAAGGTGGCTGCGGATATTGGCGGCATCTTTCTGCACTGCGATGTTTCTTCTGCGGATAGTGCAGAGGCTGCCGTCTCGGCTGCCGGAGAAGCTCACGGTCACTGTGGTATAGCGATTAATTGCGCCGGCATAGGGCCCGCAGAGAAGATCTTGGGTCGCGAAGGCGTTATGCCGTTGGAAAAGTTTAACCGGGTCATCCAGATAAACCTTATTGGCACCTTCAACATTCTTCGTTTGGCCGCGGCTGATATGGCGAAGCGCGAGCCGAATGCAGACGGCGAGCGTGGAGTGATCATCAATACGGCATCCGTTGCTGCTTATGAAGGTCAGATTGGCCAAGCGGCCTACAGCGCATCCAAGGGTGGCGTGGTGGCGTTGACGCTGCAATCCGCTCGTGAATTGGCGCGGGAAGGCGTGCGGGTGAATACCATTGCACCGGGCTTGTTCATGACTCCAATGCTGGCTGGCATGCCGCAAGAAGTTCAGGACAACCTGGCGGCAACACTGCCGTTCCCGAAACGCCTTGGTAAGCCGGAAGAGTTCGGCATGATGGTCGATCAAATGGTACGAAACCCATTGCTGAACGGCGAAGTCGTGCGTCTGGACTGCGCTTTGCGCATGGCACCACGATAA
- the bktB gene encoding beta-ketothiolase BktB, giving the protein MKLTDVVILDGARTAIGSFGGSLSGLAPAELGSVAAREAVSRAGVAAEDIDHSVFGHIITTGSQDAYLARHIALNVGMPKSSAALNVNRLCGSAVQSVISAAQLIVMGDSRLALAGGAESMSQGAYLLPNARKGFRMGDGRAVDLTLGILSDPFGSGHMGMTAERIAANQGLTREDLDAFSAESHRRAANAIEQGYFEDQIVPVTVQQGRKEMAFKQDEHVRPGTTAESLSALKPAFSKDGIVTAGNASGINDGAAAMVLTSAAEAEKRGLKARARLVGYAFAGVDPEVMGIGPIPAVRQVLKQTGLSVKDLDVIESNEAFAAQAMAVSRELGLPEDKVNPNGGAVALGHPVGATGSILIIKALSELERTGGRFGLITMCIGGGQGIALIVERLD; this is encoded by the coding sequence ATGAAACTGACAGACGTAGTCATCCTTGACGGTGCCCGCACCGCGATCGGTAGCTTCGGGGGTAGCCTCAGCGGATTGGCTCCGGCTGAATTGGGTTCAGTTGCGGCGCGCGAAGCCGTTAGCCGAGCCGGTGTGGCGGCTGAAGATATCGACCATTCGGTATTTGGCCACATCATCACGACTGGCTCGCAAGATGCGTACCTGGCCCGTCATATTGCTTTAAACGTGGGTATGCCGAAGAGCTCGGCTGCGCTTAACGTTAACCGATTGTGCGGCTCTGCGGTTCAGTCGGTGATCAGTGCTGCACAATTGATCGTGATGGGAGACAGTCGTCTGGCTTTGGCCGGAGGCGCTGAGTCCATGAGCCAGGGGGCTTACCTTCTGCCGAATGCGCGTAAGGGTTTTCGTATGGGCGATGGTCGGGCTGTCGACCTGACGCTTGGTATTCTCAGCGACCCGTTTGGCAGTGGCCATATGGGGATGACCGCCGAACGCATAGCGGCTAATCAGGGCCTGACTCGGGAGGATCTGGATGCTTTCTCGGCAGAAAGTCACCGGCGTGCCGCCAATGCCATTGAACAGGGCTATTTTGAAGATCAAATCGTGCCGGTAACGGTCCAGCAAGGCCGCAAGGAAATGGCGTTCAAGCAAGATGAGCACGTTCGCCCAGGTACGACGGCGGAGAGCTTGTCGGCACTTAAACCGGCGTTTAGCAAAGACGGCATAGTGACAGCCGGTAATGCCTCTGGCATTAACGATGGGGCTGCGGCAATGGTGCTGACTAGTGCGGCTGAAGCTGAAAAAAGAGGATTGAAAGCACGGGCTCGTTTGGTGGGTTATGCCTTTGCCGGTGTTGATCCAGAGGTTATGGGAATAGGCCCGATACCGGCCGTTCGTCAGGTGCTTAAGCAAACCGGTCTGTCTGTAAAGGATCTGGATGTGATCGAATCCAATGAGGCGTTCGCTGCACAAGCAATGGCGGTTAGTCGGGAACTGGGGCTACCTGAAGACAAAGTGAACCCGAACGGCGGTGCGGTTGCCTTGGGGCATCCAGTGGGAGCAACGGGTTCTATTCTGATTATCAAAGCGTTGTCTGAGTTGGAGCGTACCGGTGGCCGCTTTGGTCTGATCACCATGTGCATTGGTGGCGGGCAGGGTATTGCGCTGATCGTCGAGCGGTTGGACTAA
- a CDS encoding acyl-CoA dehydrogenase family protein, with the protein MPKEQAETELFQTMIVRALEQEVAPFYEQWEEAGELPRALWNTLGEAGMLGIDLPEEYGGAGASFEISQLAIEETARMGFGGLASGYNIHANIVMPYILYLGSEMQKQAWLPRMSSGEVLGAIAMTEPGAGSDLAAMRTTAERTVEGWKINGAKVFITNGLQADLVIVCAKTNPQAGAKGVSLFLVDTRLPGFSRGKGIKKIGQHASDTAELFFSDLIVPEDSLLGEEGKGFAYLMQELPRERLGVGAQAIGASEGALALTLDYVQQRQAFGQRIADFQNTRFKLAEARARIDMARAYLNQCVAKYHQGCMNATDAAVLKLMLTEMQCDIAHECLQLFGGYGYTLEYPISRFFVDARVQTIYAGTSEIMKEVIARSMLGK; encoded by the coding sequence ATGCCAAAAGAACAGGCTGAGACTGAACTTTTCCAGACGATGATTGTTCGGGCTCTGGAACAGGAAGTGGCACCTTTTTACGAGCAGTGGGAAGAAGCCGGTGAGCTCCCTCGAGCCCTTTGGAATACGTTGGGCGAGGCTGGCATGCTGGGTATTGATTTGCCCGAAGAGTATGGCGGCGCGGGGGCGAGTTTTGAAATCAGCCAGCTAGCCATCGAAGAAACGGCCCGTATGGGGTTCGGTGGATTGGCTTCGGGTTACAACATTCACGCCAATATCGTGATGCCTTATATCCTGTATTTAGGTTCTGAAATGCAGAAACAGGCTTGGTTACCGCGGATGAGTTCGGGTGAGGTACTGGGTGCGATTGCTATGACCGAGCCGGGTGCAGGCAGCGACCTGGCTGCAATGCGAACCACCGCTGAGCGCACCGTAGAGGGCTGGAAGATTAACGGGGCCAAGGTGTTTATCACTAACGGTTTGCAGGCTGATCTGGTGATAGTGTGCGCGAAAACAAATCCTCAAGCTGGCGCGAAAGGTGTCTCGCTATTTCTGGTGGATACTCGTTTACCAGGCTTTTCCCGTGGCAAGGGCATCAAAAAAATTGGCCAGCATGCCAGCGATACTGCTGAGTTGTTTTTCTCTGATCTGATCGTGCCCGAAGACTCTTTGTTGGGTGAAGAAGGTAAAGGCTTTGCTTATCTGATGCAGGAGTTGCCCCGGGAACGCTTGGGTGTTGGAGCCCAGGCCATCGGTGCCTCGGAGGGTGCGCTGGCGTTGACACTCGATTACGTGCAACAGCGACAAGCCTTCGGCCAGCGCATTGCTGATTTTCAGAATACCCGCTTCAAACTGGCAGAGGCTCGTGCTCGTATTGATATGGCTCGAGCTTACCTGAACCAGTGTGTTGCCAAATACCATCAGGGCTGCATGAATGCGACCGATGCCGCGGTTCTGAAATTGATGCTGACTGAAATGCAGTGTGATATTGCCCACGAATGCCTGCAATTGTTCGGGGGGTATGGTTACACGCTGGAATATCCGATTTCTCGCTTCTTTGTAGATGCCCGTGTTCAGACGATTTATGCCGGTACCTCGGAAATTATGAAAGAGGTCATTGCCCGTTCCATGCTGGGCAAATAA
- a CDS encoding AraC family transcriptional regulator, producing MAKPHIANHYLQATIRGAQRQGHDACSLLTQADIPNDWLGHPEQLITEQQLTHLIKSVWRATRDEFLGMSSERSNNGTFALMCEYCISSATLGAVLRKSAHFYRIVCNNLDIAMEAHDKQVFFRLHLKDARNDTDHLLQEFLILMWERMSCWLVDQQIPFAHTQFNYPAPSHEAEYQAMYPGELKFNQGVCGFQLHEKYLHLPVVRNEQELREFLQAAPAYILHRPSQDESLRSRIQALLARHDYVDMPGLTTLGELLHMTPRNIGRKLQDEGTSLRKIKEAQRREHAVRLMTTENLSIAEVSEQLGFSETAAFSRAFKRWTGCSPTRWQSNHNH from the coding sequence ATGGCCAAACCCCATATTGCAAATCACTACCTGCAAGCCACGATACGAGGGGCTCAGCGCCAGGGCCATGATGCCTGCTCGCTGCTGACTCAGGCTGACATTCCCAATGACTGGCTGGGCCACCCGGAGCAACTGATCACCGAGCAGCAACTGACGCATCTGATCAAATCGGTCTGGCGCGCTACTCGGGATGAGTTTCTGGGAATGTCATCGGAACGCAGTAATAACGGCACCTTTGCGCTCATGTGCGAGTACTGCATCAGCTCTGCCACACTGGGTGCAGTTCTTCGAAAAAGCGCTCATTTTTACCGGATTGTCTGCAACAACCTGGACATTGCCATGGAGGCCCACGACAAACAGGTATTTTTTCGCCTGCATCTCAAAGATGCCCGGAACGATACCGACCACCTGCTTCAGGAATTTCTCATTCTGATGTGGGAGCGAATGTCGTGCTGGCTCGTTGACCAACAAATCCCCTTTGCCCACACACAATTCAACTACCCGGCTCCCAGCCATGAAGCCGAATATCAAGCCATGTATCCGGGAGAGTTAAAATTCAATCAAGGCGTATGCGGATTCCAGTTGCATGAGAAATACCTTCACCTGCCGGTTGTGCGCAACGAACAAGAACTCCGGGAATTCCTTCAGGCTGCTCCCGCCTATATCTTGCACCGCCCCAGCCAGGACGAAAGCCTTCGTTCGCGAATCCAGGCACTGCTTGCGCGACACGACTACGTAGACATGCCGGGTCTAACGACTCTTGGGGAACTCCTGCACATGACCCCCCGAAACATTGGTCGCAAACTGCAGGATGAAGGCACCTCGCTTCGAAAAATCAAGGAGGCTCAGCGCAGGGAACACGCCGTACGCCTGATGACCACCGAAAACCTGAGCATTGCCGAAGTCAGCGAACAACTGGGGTTTTCAGAAACCGCAGCCTTTTCCCGAGCGTTCAAACGCTGGACTGGTTGCTCACCCACCCGATGGCAAAGCAACCACAACCACTAG